A single region of the Lates calcarifer isolate ASB-BC8 linkage group LG16_LG22, TLL_Latcal_v3, whole genome shotgun sequence genome encodes:
- the si:ch211-223a10.1 gene encoding LOW QUALITY PROTEIN: palmitoyltransferase ZDHHC17 (The sequence of the model RefSeq protein was modified relative to this genomic sequence to represent the inferred CDS: deleted 1 base in 1 codon), with protein sequence MHPMPVCSVSGGDIFDCIQRGNIEQCILIIQNDRSVLKQKGWGGFTLLHYAALHGNRALVDLFLSNGANPNLTCDAGQTAFHFACRQGNIYIIHQMMQYGADLRLIDLQGKTSLHHAVTGGNIVAVHYLWETGMFRFSDTDMYQVTPLHLAASTGNTEVVRYLLRDQRCAVDAVDQQGATALHVAAERGVVEVCWTLLQRTGCGMLHQKNHGGLTPLDLSKQGKTFRHQQLTKLLSRHINEPIHHKPRESHVLYYWTMFFPTMSGAAILLIAAMLGGYGGLICGLLFPWLARSIFTQYHRMTTYQRLPNPIYLGTLIAGLFHSLLCFYGKIMLSVWPNSPLVQVSMVHFSLVFGLFCKILTQDPGTLDRADADPRFSCIADLVENNQSPHRFCPYCELFQPDYTKHCKLCEVCIKDYDHHCLFLNRCVGRGNHRLFLFFILSMVIGHLLFVATATSYLYDKMPAGSRSLSPWLTLLGEEFWVVVMMVMNALTLLWEVWLLTEQFEAIATGTTTYFKQCENSARQRSLGQRWVIVLSFLLEGRRRVGSGQTREDKTAIDI encoded by the exons ATGCACCCGATGCCCGTGTGCTCCGTCAGCGGTGGAGACATATTTGACTGTATACAGAGAGGAAATATTGAACAGTGTATACTCATCATTCAAAATGACCGATCAGTCCTCAAGCAAAAAG GCTGGGGTGGTTTCACC CTACTCCACTACGCTGCCCTCCATGGTAACCGTGCCCTGGTTGACCTTTTCCTTAGTAATGgagctaaccctaacctgacaTGTGATGCAGGACAGACAGCCTTTCATTTTGCCTGCAG GCAAGGGAACATCTATATTATACACCAAATGATGCAGTATGGAGCTGATTTACGCCTCATAGACCTGCAGGGAAAAACATCACTGCACCATGCAGTCACTGGGGGCAATAT TGTTGCAGTTCATTATCTGTGGGAGACAGGAATGTTCCGGTtctcagacacagacatgtacCAGGTGACACCCCTACACTTGGCTGCATCCACCGGCAACACAGAGGTGGTCCGGTATTTGCTCAGAGACCAG AGATGTGCTGTGGATGCGGTTGACCAGCAGGGAGCGACAGCGCTTCATGTTGCAGCAGAGAGGGGTGTAGTGGAGGTGTGCTGGACACTGCTGCAGAGAACAGGATGCGGGATGCTCCATCAGAAGAACCATGGTGGCCTCACACCACTGGATCTCAGCAAACAGGGGAAAACATTTAG aCATCAGCAACTCACTAAACTACTGAGTCGACACATTAATGAGCCAATACACCACAAGCCCAGAGAGTCTCATG TTCTATATTACTGGACGATGTTTTTTCCAACTATGAGTGGAGCTGCCATCCTGCTAATAGCAGCCATGTTGGGGGGATACGGGGGTCTAATCTGCGGCTTGCTCTTCCCCTGGCTGGCCAGAAGCATCTTCACACAGTACCACCGCATGACAACATACCAAAG GTTGCCCAACCCAATCTACTTAGGAACCCTCATAGCTGGCTTGTTCcattctctgctctgcttctaTGGGAAAATAATGCTTA GCGTGTGGCCAAACAGTCCTCTGGTCCAGGTGTCTATGGTCCACTTCTCCCTAGTCTTCGGTTTATTCTGTAAGATTCTGACACAGGACCCCGGGACACTGGACAGAGCAGATGCAGATCCTCGATTCTCCTGTATCGCTGACTTGGTGGAGAACAACCAGAGCCCTCACCGGTTCTGTCCATACTGTGAG TTGTTTCAGCCTGACTACACTAAACACTGCAAGCTGTGTGAGGTGTGCATTAAAGACTATGACCATCACTGCCTTTTCCTCAACCGGTGTGTCGGCCGGGGTAACCAccgtctcttcctcttcttcatcctctccatgGTGATTGGCCACCTTCTTTTTGTTGCCACAGCAACAAGTTACCTGTATGACAAGATGCCCGCAGGCAGCCGCAGCTTGTCACCGTGGCTCACATTGTTAGGGGAGGAATTCTGGGTTGTGGTCATGATGGTTATGAATGCACTGACACTTTTGTGGGAGGTGTGGCTACTGACAGAGCAGTTTGAAGCCATCGCCACGGGAACGACCACCTACTTCAAACAGTGTGAGAACTCAGCACGACAGAGGTCACTAGGGCAGCGCTGGGTTATAGTGCTGTCATTTCTGCTGGAGGGTCGAAGACGGGTGGGCAGCGGGCAAACAAGAGAGGACAAAACTGCCATAGACATTTAA